The DNA segment AACGGGTCCTGCTCGCGCAGGCGCGCGTAGAACGGGTAGGGGTCCACGCGCAGGCGCGAGTCACTCGGGTTGAAGACGATCCCGGTCTCGAGCCGCTCGACGCCCATCAGCGTGAGGGCGCGGGCCGCGGCGGCGAGGTCATCGATACGCGTGCGCAGACTCATGTCGTTTCTCCTTGGAGCTCCTCGTGCTCCGGCGAGATCTCTTCGAGGCTGCGACCCGCAGTCTCGGGGAACGCGACGGCGATCACCAGCGGCGAGGCCAGGCCGATCACCAGCAGGATCGAGATCGCCTGCCAGTGCGAGCCGGTCGCGGCGTAGAGCGCGGACTCGAGCGCGAGCCCGAGCATGCCCGCGAGCGTGGCCACGATCAAACGCGCGGCCGCTGCGGTGGAGCGGTGCGAGGTCGGGAACAGCTCGGCGCCGTAGGCCGAGAGCACGGCGTCGTGGCCCACGACCGTGAAGATGGCCGCCACCCAGAGTGGCACGAGCCAGGGGCCGGCGCCGTTGTAGAAGCCCAGCGCGAACACGATCAGCCCGGCCGACGCGGCGATCGCCACGGGCCGCCGGCCGATGCGGTCGCCGAGCCGCCCGAGCAGCGGCGCGCCCAGGATCGCGAGACCGCCCGCGGTGAGATACATCGTGCTGACCTGGCCGGGCGTCCAGCCGTGCGCCTGCTGCAGATACTTCGGTCCGAAGAAGTCCGCGGCGGCGTAGGCCGTGCCCATGAAGAAGAGCTGCGTCGCCGTGGCCACGAAGCGCTGCGGGTAGGCGCGCACGAGCTTGAGCATCGGCACGAAGTAGCGCTGGGCAGTGAGTCGCGCGCCCAGCGCGCGCTCGCGGGCCTCGAAGCGCGCGGTCTCGGGCAGGCTGCGGCGCAGCCAGGCCAGGAGGAGCATCGGCCCCAGACCCACGAGATACAGCCCGCGCCAGCCGTTCGGGGTCGAGGCGGCGAGCGGAAGCAGGATCGACGCGAGCCCCACGCCCAGGGCCTGGATCGACAGGAACGCCCCCACGCCCCAGCCGCGGGTCGCGGCGTCGAACTCCTCGCTGATCACCACGACCGCGATCAGCATCTCGGCCGTGCCGAACACGCGCGAGAGGAACTGGAGCCCGAGGAAGGTCCGCAGGTCGGGCGCGAAGGCCGAAGCGCCGGTCAGGAGCGTGTACGCGAGCACCGTGCCGAGCAGCGCGCGGCGCCGGCCGAGCCGGTCCGCGGCCAGCGCGATGAACAGCGCGGGCAGCGAGCCGAAGCGCACGAACGAGCCGAGCAGTCCGACCTGACTCTCGGGAATCGAGAGACCGGCCTGGATCTGGGGCAGGGCCATCACGATCAACGAGCGGTCGTACTGGTCGAACAGCGAGGCCAACGACACCAGCCAGAGCACCCGGTGCTGGCGCGAAGTGAGCGCAGGAGCGTTCGTGATCCTGCCGAGCGCGCGCCGGAGCCAGGGCTTCGGGGTCACCGGAGCGGCCGGCTCTGACTCGCGAACCTCGGCGGTCTGCGTCATGCCGGGCGCAAAGAGCAACCGGAGTGCCAAGCCCTGCATGCACCCTGCGCGGTCGGGGTGGCTGCC comes from the Myxococcota bacterium genome and includes:
- a CDS encoding MFS transporter, with amino-acid sequence MTPKPWLRRALGRITNAPALTSRQHRVLWLVSLASLFDQYDRSLIVMALPQIQAGLSIPESQVGLLGSFVRFGSLPALFIALAADRLGRRRALLGTVLAYTLLTGASAFAPDLRTFLGLQFLSRVFGTAEMLIAVVVISEEFDAATRGWGVGAFLSIQALGVGLASILLPLAASTPNGWRGLYLVGLGPMLLLAWLRRSLPETARFEARERALGARLTAQRYFVPMLKLVRAYPQRFVATATQLFFMGTAYAAADFFGPKYLQQAHGWTPGQVSTMYLTAGGLAILGAPLLGRLGDRIGRRPVAIAASAGLIVFALGFYNGAGPWLVPLWVAAIFTVVGHDAVLSAYGAELFPTSHRSTAAAARLIVATLAGMLGLALESALYAATGSHWQAISILLVIGLASPLVIAVAFPETAGRSLEEISPEHEELQGETT